CCAAACTCAACGTCAAAATCGTTTGCACCCACGGCGGCATAACGGTAGGAGAAGACGGCGCAAGCCACCAGGCGTTAGAAGATGTAGCAAACATGAGGAACATCCCGAACATGACCGTTATCGTTCCTGCAGACGATATAGAAACAAAGCAGGTGATAGAAAAAGTCGCCTACACCGATGGTCCTTTCTACGTTCGCCTAACAAGAGAAAAGTTCCCGAGAATCTTTGACGAAAATTACAAATTTGAAATAGGAAAAGGGCACGTTCTAAGAGAAGGGGAAGATGTAACGATAATAACTAACGGCGTCATGACCTCTTTTGCCCTTTTAGCCGCAGAAATGCTGGAAAGAGAAGGAATATCTGCAGAAGTTATCCACATGCCAACAGTTAAACCAATAGACAAAGAGCTAATCGTTAAATCAGCAACGAAAACAAAAGCCGTAGTTACAGCCGAAGAACACTCCATAATCGGTGGACTCGGCTCTGCAGTAGCAGAAGTATTAGTAGAGAACTGCCCTGTTCCTATGGAAAGGCTTGGAACGCCAGACGTATTCGGACTCTCAGGTAAAGGCTGGGAACTACTGCACTACTTCAAATTGGATGAAAATGGCATAATTGAAAAAGTAAAAAAAGTCCTTGAGAGGAAAGAAAAATGAAAAGAGGCATAAAGCTAACCGTATTTTTCATTCTTACATCAGTGTTTTTGTTCTCTCTTGCAAAAGTTTCACTTTCAGCTTCTGTTAACTTAAAAGCTTCCTCTCCTACAGAACTTGACTACGTG
The sequence above is drawn from the Desulfurobacterium pacificum genome and encodes:
- a CDS encoding transketolase family protein, yielding MEKVSLRDAYGDTLVELGKRDERIVVLDADLSGSTKTAKFAKVFPERFFNMGIAEINMMNVAAGLAASGKIPFVSTFAIFGTGRAWEAVRQSICYPKLNVKIVCTHGGITVGEDGASHQALEDVANMRNIPNMTVIVPADDIETKQVIEKVAYTDGPFYVRLTREKFPRIFDENYKFEIGKGHVLREGEDVTIITNGVMTSFALLAAEMLEREGISAEVIHMPTVKPIDKELIVKSATKTKAVVTAEEHSIIGGLGSAVAEVLVENCPVPMERLGTPDVFGLSGKGWELLHYFKLDENGIIEKVKKVLERKEK